A window of Castanea sativa cultivar Marrone di Chiusa Pesio chromosome 1, ASM4071231v1 contains these coding sequences:
- the LOC142632317 gene encoding uncharacterized protein LOC142632317, with translation MSVTEMTSLTKFLPYQRLGHDDGFDDEEIGERYVGKSRSWFRSKRVPIRRRFKLKVPSLRRFLRRKVRLLSSVRLSFAKVLKRFKESQAHFGDIFAGNYLFVQINPTSLKCRKKGHDLNGLSSRYSISKVA, from the coding sequence ATGTCTGTCACTGAGATGACCTCACTAACCAAGTTTCTTCCTTACCAAAGACTTGGACATGATGATGgttttgatgatgaagaaattGGGGAGAGGTATGTTGGGAAATCAAGGAGCTGGTTCAGGTCCAAAAGGGTGCCTATAAGGAGGAGATTCAAGCTTAAAGTTCCAAGCTTGAGAAGGTTCTTGAGGAGGAAAGTTAGGCTGTTGTCTTCAGTGAGACTCTCATTTGCTAAGGTTTTGAAGAGATTCAAGGAAAGTCAGGCTCATTTTGGTGATATTTTTGCTGGCAATTACTTGTTCGTACAGATCAACCCTACCTCATTGAAGTGCCGTAAGAAAGGTCATGATCTTAATGGCTTGTCCTCAAGGTACTCTATTTCAAAAGTTGCTTAA